Proteins from a genomic interval of Erwinia sp. SLM-02:
- a CDS encoding YaiI/YqxD family protein, with translation MPIWVDADACPKVIKEVLYRAADREQMMVTLVANQSLSVPPSRFLRTLRVAPGFDVADNEIVQRVEAGDLVITADIPLAAEVMEKGAVALNPRGERYSEATIRERLTMRDFMDTMRASGVQTGGPSTLNQRDRQAFANELDKWLQQQKRAK, from the coding sequence ATGCCGATTTGGGTTGATGCCGATGCGTGTCCGAAAGTGATCAAAGAGGTACTGTACCGCGCGGCGGATCGTGAGCAGATGATGGTGACGCTGGTGGCGAATCAGTCGCTTAGCGTACCGCCATCGCGTTTCCTGCGAACGCTGCGGGTGGCCCCGGGTTTTGACGTGGCCGACAATGAAATTGTCCAGCGCGTTGAGGCGGGCGATCTGGTGATCACTGCGGATATTCCACTGGCGGCCGAGGTGATGGAAAAAGGGGCGGTGGCATTAAATCCGCGCGGAGAGCGCTACAGCGAAGCGACGATTCGTGAACGGCTGACGATGCGTGACTTCATGGATACGATGCGGGCCAGCGGCGTGCAGACCGGCGGTCCTTCAACGCTGAACCAGCGCGACAGGCAGGCGTTCGCCAACGAACTGGACAAATGGTTGCAGCAGCAGAAACGGGCTAAATAG
- a CDS encoding AroM family protein, producing the protein MKNTLVTLTPGQSANSDIVPLLLEHLPAERIVHSGLLDGLSLPQIEQQYGPVAAENVIVVTLNNGSQLQLSAVCIERGLQQRIDQLEQSGYEIILLLSSEKFSALTTQHATLLEPDRIVPPLVEAIVEGHQVGILLPQDGMKERAGKWKNLSHPPCFAFASPEHQGEELLIDAALSLQEQGADVVVLDSIGYQQRHRDFLQKLLGIPVLLPNVLVARLAAELLL; encoded by the coding sequence ATGAAAAACACTCTTGTCACCCTTACTCCCGGGCAGTCAGCGAACAGCGATATTGTTCCGCTGCTGCTGGAACACCTGCCGGCTGAGCGCATTGTACATAGCGGCCTGTTAGACGGCCTGAGCCTGCCGCAGATTGAACAGCAGTACGGCCCCGTGGCCGCTGAAAATGTGATTGTTGTTACCCTCAACAACGGCAGCCAACTTCAGCTCTCTGCGGTCTGCATTGAGCGCGGCCTGCAGCAGCGAATAGACCAGCTGGAGCAATCGGGCTATGAGATTATCCTGCTGCTCAGCAGCGAAAAATTCAGCGCGCTGACCACGCAGCATGCCACGCTACTGGAGCCGGACCGCATCGTGCCGCCGCTGGTTGAAGCCATCGTTGAGGGGCACCAGGTGGGTATTCTGCTGCCGCAGGATGGCATGAAGGAGCGGGCGGGCAAATGGAAAAACCTCTCCCATCCGCCCTGTTTTGCCTTCGCCAGCCCGGAGCATCAGGGGGAAGAGCTGTTGATCGATGCGGCGCTGTCCCTGCAGGAGCAGGGGGCCGACGTGGTGGTGCTGGACAGCATTGGCTATCAGCAGCGGCATCGTGATTTTTTGCAAAAGCTGTTGGGCATTCCGGTGCTGTTGCCAAACGTACTGGTTGCCAGACTGGCGGCAGAGCTGCTGCTGTAA
- the aroL gene encoding shikimate kinase AroL: MSSPIYLIGARGCGKTTVGQALAAALGYDFCDTDYFLLQDSGKTVAEIVEQEGWPGFRRRESAALIAVTEPGKVIATGGGMVLAEENRQFMQDNGHVVYLNAPAEVLAARLEAFPDNAQRPTLTGRPIAEEMAEVLAARDLLYREAAHHIVDAMQTPDAVVQQIVNALSLARAS; this comes from the coding sequence ATGTCATCACCCATTTATCTCATCGGCGCTCGCGGCTGCGGGAAAACCACCGTTGGCCAGGCTTTGGCTGCGGCACTGGGTTATGACTTTTGCGATACCGATTATTTTCTGCTGCAGGACAGCGGTAAGACCGTCGCGGAAATCGTTGAGCAAGAGGGCTGGCCGGGGTTTCGCCGCCGTGAATCCGCTGCCCTGATCGCCGTCACCGAACCCGGTAAAGTGATTGCCACCGGCGGAGGCATGGTGCTGGCTGAAGAGAATCGTCAGTTTATGCAGGACAACGGGCACGTCGTTTATCTTAACGCGCCGGCCGAAGTGCTGGCCGCGAGGCTGGAAGCCTTTCCTGATAACGCGCAGCGCCCGACGCTGACCGGTCGACCGATCGCTGAGGAGATGGCCGAGGTGCTTGCGGCCCGCGATCTGCTCTACCGCGAGGCGGCGCATCATATCGTTGATGCGATGCAAACCCCGGATGCCGTTGTCCAGCAGATCGTCAACGCACTCTCGCTGGCCCGCGCCAGCTGA
- the mak gene encoding fructokinase: protein MRIGIDLGGTKTEVIALSDQGEEMYRYRVPTPRNDYELTLATIADLVKRAEAATGEQGTVGMGIPGTLSPVTGLVKNANSTWLNGRPLDKDLQRLLGREVRIANDANCLAVSEAVDGAAAGLKTVFAVIIGTGCGAGVALNGQAHSGGNGNAGEWGHNPLPWMDEDELNYRREVPCYCGKAGCIETFISGTGFATDYLRLSGIDRKGAEIIEQIEQQDPVAELVMGRYELRLAKSLAHVVNILDPDMIVLGGGMSNVDRLYQTVPQLVKNWVFGGEFATPIRKAVHGDSSGVRGAAWLWPL from the coding sequence GTGCGTATCGGTATCGATTTGGGTGGCACGAAAACAGAAGTGATTGCGCTGTCAGACCAGGGGGAAGAGATGTATCGCTACCGGGTACCGACGCCGCGTAACGACTATGAGCTGACGCTGGCGACGATTGCCGATCTGGTGAAGCGGGCGGAAGCGGCGACGGGAGAACAGGGAACGGTAGGGATGGGGATCCCCGGCACGCTGTCGCCGGTGACCGGCCTGGTCAAAAACGCCAACTCCACCTGGCTCAACGGCAGGCCGCTGGATAAAGATTTGCAGCGCCTGCTGGGGCGGGAGGTGCGCATTGCCAATGACGCTAACTGCCTGGCCGTGTCTGAAGCGGTTGACGGTGCCGCGGCCGGTCTGAAAACGGTCTTTGCGGTCATTATCGGCACCGGCTGCGGCGCGGGCGTCGCGCTGAACGGCCAGGCGCACAGCGGCGGCAACGGCAACGCCGGGGAGTGGGGGCATAATCCGCTGCCGTGGATGGATGAAGACGAGCTGAACTACCGCCGGGAAGTGCCCTGCTACTGCGGTAAAGCGGGCTGCATCGAAACCTTTATCTCCGGAACCGGCTTTGCCACCGACTATCTGCGCCTCAGCGGCATTGACCGTAAAGGTGCGGAAATTATTGAGCAGATAGAACAGCAGGATCCGGTCGCCGAGCTGGTGATGGGCCGCTATGAGCTGCGGCTCGCTAAGTCGCTGGCCCACGTGGTGAACATTCTGGACCCGGATATGATTGTGCTGGGCGGCGGCATGAGCAACGTCGACAGGCTGTATCAGACGGTGCCCCAGCTGGTGAAAAACTGGGTATTCGGTGGGGAGTTTGCCACGCCGATTCGCAAGGCGGTGCATGGCGATTCCAGCGGCGTGCGCGGTGCAGCCTGGCTCTGGCCGCTGTAA
- the iraP gene encoding anti-adapter protein IraP, which produces MKNLIAELLIRLAEKETESKELVAQVEALEIVVTALLRKTDAEQLRQINESINSAIQTASPGAQEHPEDLSLLESYIQRLLNHPRQ; this is translated from the coding sequence ATGAAAAATCTCATTGCAGAATTACTGATCAGGCTTGCCGAAAAAGAAACGGAATCCAAAGAGCTGGTTGCCCAGGTTGAAGCATTAGAGATTGTCGTAACGGCACTGTTACGCAAAACCGATGCGGAGCAGCTGCGCCAAATTAATGAAAGTATCAACTCTGCAATCCAGACGGCTTCACCCGGGGCACAAGAGCACCCGGAAGATCTCTCGCTGCTTGAAAGCTATATTCAGCGTTTGCTGAATCATCCCCGCCAGTAA
- a CDS encoding aspartyl/asparaginyl beta-hydroxylase domain-containing protein, with amino-acid sequence MVALIILSIFAIAVIYAHSRGVEKQKFSRQLFDHSTFMAPVNMFMTGFSTLPAKQPYFDPAEFPELQQITDNWQAIRDEALQLQDHIKASNNHQDAGFNTFFKRGWKGLMTPNDDRCFIEVDRQRHSWRDGEAVLFDETYVHWAQNDTGRTRIILFCDIERPMKWRWAQAVNHWVGSTLLSAASSPNDENDRVGGINRIFKYVNSLRDAGQRLKKRNRKLYYWVKHSLIVLLFAIVIVPSVIL; translated from the coding sequence ATGGTGGCTTTAATTATTCTCAGTATCTTTGCGATCGCCGTGATATATGCACACTCACGCGGCGTTGAAAAACAAAAGTTCTCTCGTCAGCTGTTTGACCACTCAACCTTTATGGCACCGGTAAATATGTTTATGACCGGTTTTTCAACGCTGCCGGCAAAACAGCCCTATTTTGATCCTGCTGAATTTCCCGAGCTGCAGCAAATTACCGACAACTGGCAGGCGATTCGTGATGAGGCATTGCAATTACAGGATCATATTAAAGCCTCGAATAATCATCAGGACGCCGGGTTCAACACCTTCTTCAAGCGGGGATGGAAGGGCCTGATGACGCCAAACGACGATCGTTGCTTTATTGAGGTGGACAGGCAGCGCCACAGCTGGCGGGATGGTGAGGCGGTGCTGTTCGACGAAACCTATGTGCACTGGGCGCAAAACGACACCGGGCGGACGCGTATTATCCTGTTCTGCGACATTGAACGCCCGATGAAATGGCGCTGGGCGCAGGCGGTGAATCACTGGGTGGGATCAACGCTGCTGTCGGCCGCCAGTTCGCCGAATGATGAAAACGACCGGGTAGGCGGGATCAACCGCATTTTTAAATACGTCAACAGCCTGCGTGATGCCGGGCAGCGGCTGAAAAAACGTAACCGTAAACTCTACTACTGGGTGAAGCATTCTCTGATTGTATTACTATTTGCAATCGTGATTGTCCCCAGCGTAATTCTGTAG
- a CDS encoding IclR family transcriptional regulator: MTTLENATAVLKLFNQHGPVQGQQGLSFTEVVAALGLPKSTVSRLLATMESQGLLERNPETRCFHLGKMLLSLASHYLSTPLVDGASSMMARLAAESSCTGYISKLEGREVMVMRMFQGRMFVQVVTPPGSRLPAAETSVGRAILSRYSDDYVRHLYAGAWRVNSPNSPQTIEHLLSELERIRECGWAQASNETLPGISAIATTLSNKHRGETVALSLSYPTHSQNQFSPTALDALQMVTRQLAGQFGDRAVSTSRSSHL, encoded by the coding sequence ATGACTACGTTAGAAAACGCGACGGCGGTATTGAAGCTTTTTAACCAGCACGGCCCGGTTCAGGGGCAGCAGGGGCTGTCGTTTACCGAGGTGGTTGCGGCGCTCGGGCTGCCGAAAAGCACGGTTTCGCGACTGCTGGCGACCATGGAAAGCCAGGGTCTGCTGGAACGTAACCCCGAGACGCGCTGTTTTCACCTGGGAAAAATGCTGCTGTCGCTGGCCAGCCATTACCTCTCCACCCCGCTGGTGGATGGGGCGTCATCAATGATGGCGAGGCTGGCTGCTGAATCGAGCTGTACCGGCTATATTTCAAAGCTGGAAGGGCGAGAAGTGATGGTGATGCGGATGTTCCAGGGCAGAATGTTTGTTCAGGTTGTCACACCTCCCGGCAGCCGGCTCCCCGCGGCGGAAACCTCGGTTGGACGTGCGATTCTGTCCCGCTACAGCGATGACTACGTGCGCCATCTTTATGCCGGAGCCTGGCGGGTGAATTCGCCCAATTCGCCACAAACGATCGAACATCTGCTGTCAGAGTTAGAGAGAATTCGCGAATGCGGTTGGGCGCAGGCGAGTAATGAGACCCTGCCGGGCATCAGCGCTATCGCCACCACACTCAGCAATAAACACCGTGGAGAAACCGTGGCGCTCAGTCTCTCTTATCCAACACACAGTCAAAATCAATTTTCACCGACCGCGCTGGATGCGCTGCAAATGGTTACCCGCCAGCTGGCTGGCCAGTTCGGGGACCGTGCCGTTTCGACTTCGCGGAGCAGTCATTTATGA
- a CDS encoding YaiA family protein → MPGKPPYPRHASVVPVNKGAPDNTVIWYELRADHPRPDTLISEHETEQEALDAKARYEDRSKE, encoded by the coding sequence ATGCCAGGCAAACCACCTTATCCACGACACGCCTCTGTTGTCCCGGTGAACAAGGGCGCTCCCGATAACACCGTTATCTGGTACGAACTGCGTGCCGATCATCCCAGGCCCGACACGCTGATCAGTGAGCATGAAACCGAGCAGGAAGCGCTGGATGCTAAAGCGCGCTATGAAGATCGTTCCAAAGAGTAA
- the ppnP gene encoding pyrimidine/purine nucleoside phosphorylase, whose amino-acid sequence MLNVSEYFDGKVKSIGFDSASTGRASVGVMAEGEYTFGTAQAEEMTVVSGSLKVLLPGEVEWKYYQPGDVFNVPGHSEFHLQVAEPSAYLCRYLKD is encoded by the coding sequence ATGCTCAACGTTAGTGAGTATTTTGACGGTAAAGTGAAGTCTATTGGTTTTGACAGCGCCAGTACCGGCCGCGCCAGCGTAGGCGTGATGGCGGAAGGCGAATATACCTTTGGTACCGCGCAGGCGGAAGAAATGACCGTGGTGAGCGGCTCGCTGAAAGTGCTGCTGCCGGGTGAAGTTGAGTGGAAATACTACCAGCCGGGCGACGTGTTCAATGTGCCGGGGCACAGTGAGTTCCATCTTCAGGTTGCCGAGCCTTCTGCGTATCTGTGCCGCTATCTGAAAGATTAA
- the proC gene encoding pyrroline-5-carboxylate reductase has product MDKKIGFIGCGNMSKAIIAGLVAAGQVTPENIWVYDRKPATNKMMQEQYGITPAESAEQVAVQADILFGAVKPNVILSVLKDVASSLNKDSVVVSIAAGVTLDSLAEVLGHDRKIIRVMPNTPSLVNEGMTSVTPNVLVSHEEASEVVDIFNGFGKAELVPEYLIHSVVGVSGSAPAYVFMFIEAMADAAVLGGMPRAQAYRFAAQAVKGSAQMVLETGKHPGELKDMVCSPGGTTIEAVRVLEEKGFRAAVIEAMQQCMAKSDRMSHS; this is encoded by the coding sequence GTGGACAAGAAAATCGGTTTTATTGGCTGCGGCAATATGTCGAAAGCCATCATTGCGGGCCTGGTTGCGGCCGGGCAGGTCACGCCTGAAAACATCTGGGTTTACGACCGCAAGCCGGCAACCAATAAGATGATGCAGGAGCAGTATGGGATTACCCCGGCCGAAAGCGCGGAACAAGTCGCCGTACAGGCCGATATTCTGTTTGGCGCGGTAAAGCCTAACGTCATCCTCAGCGTGCTTAAGGACGTTGCCAGCAGCCTGAATAAAGACAGCGTGGTGGTGTCAATCGCCGCCGGGGTTACGCTGGACTCGCTGGCCGAGGTGTTAGGCCACGACAGGAAAATTATCCGCGTGATGCCGAATACCCCCTCGCTGGTTAACGAAGGGATGACCTCCGTGACGCCAAACGTGCTGGTCTCGCACGAGGAGGCCAGTGAAGTCGTCGACATCTTTAACGGCTTCGGCAAAGCCGAACTGGTGCCTGAATACCTGATCCACTCCGTTGTTGGCGTGAGTGGTTCCGCTCCGGCCTATGTGTTTATGTTTATTGAAGCCATGGCGGATGCGGCTGTGCTGGGCGGCATGCCGCGTGCACAGGCCTACCGTTTTGCGGCCCAGGCGGTGAAAGGCTCCGCACAGATGGTGCTGGAGACGGGTAAACATCCGGGCGAGCTGAAGGATATGGTCTGTTCCCCCGGCGGCACCACGATTGAAGCGGTCAGGGTACTGGAAGAGAAGGGTTTTCGCGCGGCGGTGATTGAAGCAATGCAGCAGTGCATGGCGAAATCGGACCGGATGAGCCATTCATAG
- a CDS encoding PsiF family protein gives MKIAMAVLLLASTAAGYAGAAEKTEQQQKMTVCNQHAGEKGLKGDERKTFMSNCLKKDAKAEGLTPQQMKMKTCNADASQKELKGDARKTFMSSCLKKS, from the coding sequence ATGAAGATAGCAATGGCGGTACTGCTGCTTGCAAGCACTGCGGCAGGTTACGCGGGTGCAGCAGAGAAAACCGAACAGCAGCAGAAAATGACGGTGTGTAATCAGCATGCCGGAGAGAAAGGGCTTAAAGGTGATGAACGTAAAACCTTTATGAGCAACTGCCTGAAAAAAGATGCGAAAGCCGAAGGGTTGACTCCGCAGCAGATGAAAATGAAAACCTGTAACGCTGACGCAAGCCAAAAAGAACTTAAAGGCGATGCGCGTAAAACCTTTATGAGCAGCTGCCTGAAAAAAAGCTGA
- the rdgC gene encoding recombination-associated protein RdgC codes for MLWFKNLMVYRLNREIPLAADEMEKQLDAFSFTPCGSQDMAKTGWVSPIGPRSDALTHVTNGQILICARKEEKILPSPVIKQALEAKISKLEHEQSRKLKKTEKDSLKDEVLHSLLPRAFSRFSQTWLWIDTVNNLIMVDCASAKKAEDTLALLRKSLGSLPVVPLTLESPIELTMTEWVRSGDLPAGFALMDEAELKAILEDGGVIRCKKQDLVCDEIANHIEAGKLVTKLALDWQERIQFVLSDDGSLKRLKFADTLREQNDDIDREDVSGRFDADFILMTGELAALINNTVEALGGEAQR; via the coding sequence ATGCTGTGGTTTAAAAATTTGATGGTTTATCGTCTTAATCGCGAGATCCCACTGGCGGCAGACGAGATGGAAAAACAGCTCGATGCCTTCTCTTTCACCCCCTGCGGCAGCCAGGATATGGCGAAAACCGGCTGGGTTTCCCCCATCGGCCCGCGCAGCGACGCACTGACCCACGTCACCAACGGTCAGATCCTGATCTGCGCCCGCAAAGAAGAGAAAATTCTGCCTTCTCCGGTGATTAAGCAGGCGCTGGAAGCCAAAATCAGCAAGCTGGAACATGAGCAGTCGCGCAAGCTGAAAAAAACCGAAAAAGACTCCCTGAAAGATGAAGTGCTGCACAGCCTGCTGCCGCGCGCCTTCAGCCGCTTCAGCCAGACCTGGCTGTGGATCGACACGGTGAACAATCTGATTATGGTTGACTGCGCCAGTGCGAAAAAAGCTGAAGACACCCTCGCCCTGCTGCGTAAAAGCCTCGGCTCACTGCCGGTGGTGCCGCTGACGCTGGAAAGCCCGATTGAGCTGACGATGACCGAATGGGTGCGTTCTGGCGATCTGCCTGCCGGCTTTGCGCTGATGGATGAAGCGGAGCTGAAAGCGATTCTGGAAGACGGCGGCGTGATCCGCTGTAAAAAACAGGATCTGGTCTGCGACGAGATCGCCAACCACATTGAAGCCGGCAAACTGGTGACCAAACTGGCGCTGGACTGGCAGGAACGCATTCAGTTTGTGCTGTCGGATGACGGCTCGCTCAAGCGCCTGAAATTTGCCGATACGCTGCGTGAACAGAATGACGATATCGATCGGGAAGACGTTTCCGGCCGCTTTGACGCCGATTTCATTCTGATGACCGGGGAACTGGCCGCGCTGATTAACAATACCGTTGAAGCGTTAGGCGGCGAAGCCCAGCGCTAA
- a CDS encoding beta-galactosidase: MTDRDSLSLQQLVSLRYWENPAVTQINRLPSHPPFASWRNQEDARQDLPSPSIRSLNGEWKFSYFNRPEAVPESWVETDLSSADPATVPSNWQLSGYDAPIYTNVQYPIPVNPPYVPADNPTGCYSLTFDCSADWLQSGQTRIVFDGVNSAFYLWCNGTFIGYSQDSRLPAEFDLSAVLQNGANRIAVMVLRWCDGSYLEDQDMWRMSGIFRDVSLLHKPAIRLQDVQIETRLSAEFHSAELRVLAVCSAQDAGDHQIHVALWQGDIPLAERCQPLGSAVIDERGRYTDRTLLSINVPEPRLWSAETPHLYRVVVTLLDASGSPVESEAYDVGFRQVVVEGGLLKLNGRPLLIRGTNRHEHHPDRGQVMDEATMIRDIMLMKQHNFNAVRCSHYPNHALWYRLCDRFGLYVVDEANIETHGMQPMNRLSDDPQWFNAFSERVTRMVQRDRNHACIIIWSLGNESGHGSTHDALYRWVKSHDPSRPVQYEGGGANSAATDIICPMYARVDQDQPFEAVPKWSLKKWIGMPEEQRPLILCEYAHAMGNSLGGFDRYWAAFRQFPRLQGGFVWDWVDQSLTRHEADGSSWQAYGGDFGDTPNDRQFCMNGLVFADRTPHPSLYEAQRAQQFFQFAVESYDPLTLQVTSEYLFRRSDNEILRWHIEHQGQRIAGGEQVLDLGAEQSLSLALGALPARAGELWLRVEVIQPAATAWSPAGYRVAWDGWRLPAALSLPQPQQSRARPGLTTTGQRLDVQHGVQRWQFDRSSGELTQWLRGDQPQLLTPLSDLFVRAPLDNDIGISEVTRVDPHAWVERWRRAGYNQLEPVLLSLQADELSDGVQISSVHAWQSGGETRFISRKRYLFDGEGKVKIDVEVEIAAGQPEPARIGLRCQLAEIAEHAEWLGLGPHENYPDRRLAAEFSRWQLPLAELSTPYVFPGENGLRGGTRVLEYGGLKVEGDFHFSLSRHSVEQLRDTSHRHLLRDEPGCWMILDGYHMGVGGDDSWSPSVSPDFLLSARQYQYQLTLSLS, from the coding sequence ATGACCGACCGCGATTCACTGTCCCTGCAACAGCTTGTCTCCCTTCGCTACTGGGAGAACCCAGCCGTTACCCAGATCAACCGCTTACCCAGCCATCCTCCGTTTGCCAGCTGGCGAAACCAGGAAGATGCGCGACAGGATCTGCCCAGCCCGTCGATCCGATCGCTAAACGGTGAGTGGAAATTCAGCTACTTCAACCGCCCGGAAGCCGTTCCTGAAAGCTGGGTGGAAACCGATCTGAGCAGCGCGGACCCGGCCACGGTGCCGTCAAACTGGCAGCTTTCCGGCTATGATGCGCCAATCTATACCAATGTTCAGTACCCTATTCCGGTCAATCCGCCGTATGTCCCTGCCGACAACCCTACCGGCTGTTACTCGCTCACATTTGACTGTTCGGCCGACTGGCTGCAAAGCGGGCAAACGCGCATCGTCTTCGACGGCGTCAATTCCGCCTTTTATTTATGGTGCAACGGCACGTTTATCGGCTATTCGCAGGACAGCCGGTTACCGGCGGAATTCGATCTCAGTGCGGTGCTGCAAAACGGCGCGAACCGCATTGCGGTAATGGTGCTGCGCTGGTGCGACGGCAGCTATCTGGAAGATCAGGATATGTGGCGGATGAGCGGTATTTTCCGCGACGTCAGCCTGCTGCATAAGCCCGCTATCCGCCTGCAGGATGTGCAGATCGAAACCCGCCTGAGCGCAGAGTTTCACAGCGCTGAACTGCGGGTCCTGGCGGTCTGCTCGGCACAGGATGCCGGGGACCACCAGATTCACGTGGCGCTGTGGCAGGGTGACATTCCGCTAGCGGAACGCTGCCAGCCACTGGGTAGCGCAGTTATCGATGAGCGCGGCCGCTATACCGACCGCACGCTGCTCAGCATCAATGTGCCAGAACCGCGGCTGTGGAGCGCGGAAACGCCACATCTTTACCGGGTGGTCGTTACGCTGCTTGATGCCAGCGGTTCACCGGTCGAGAGCGAAGCGTATGACGTTGGTTTCCGCCAGGTCGTGGTGGAAGGCGGGCTGCTGAAGCTCAATGGCAGGCCGCTGCTGATCCGCGGCACTAACCGCCATGAACATCATCCCGATCGCGGCCAGGTGATGGATGAAGCGACGATGATCCGCGACATCATGCTGATGAAACAGCACAACTTTAACGCCGTTCGCTGCTCGCACTATCCTAATCACGCCCTGTGGTATCGCCTGTGCGATCGCTTCGGACTGTATGTGGTCGATGAAGCGAATATCGAAACTCACGGCATGCAGCCGATGAACCGTCTGTCCGACGACCCGCAGTGGTTTAACGCCTTCAGCGAGCGCGTTACGCGAATGGTGCAGCGCGATCGTAATCACGCCTGCATTATTATCTGGTCACTCGGCAACGAATCCGGCCATGGCAGCACGCACGACGCCCTCTATCGCTGGGTGAAAAGCCACGATCCCAGCCGCCCGGTGCAGTATGAAGGCGGCGGGGCCAACTCCGCAGCCACCGATATTATCTGCCCGATGTATGCCAGGGTAGATCAGGATCAGCCCTTTGAAGCCGTGCCCAAGTGGTCACTGAAAAAATGGATCGGCATGCCGGAAGAACAGCGCCCGCTGATCCTCTGTGAGTATGCCCACGCGATGGGCAACAGCCTTGGCGGGTTTGACCGCTACTGGGCGGCGTTCCGTCAGTTTCCGCGTCTGCAGGGGGGATTCGTCTGGGACTGGGTCGATCAAAGCCTGACGCGCCATGAGGCGGACGGCAGCAGCTGGCAGGCCTACGGCGGCGACTTTGGCGATACGCCGAACGACCGCCAGTTCTGCATGAACGGTCTGGTCTTTGCCGATCGTACCCCACACCCTTCGCTGTATGAGGCCCAGCGCGCCCAGCAGTTCTTCCAGTTTGCCGTGGAAAGCTATGACCCGCTGACTCTGCAAGTGACCAGTGAATATCTGTTCCGCCGCAGCGATAACGAAATTCTGCGCTGGCATATTGAGCATCAGGGGCAGCGGATCGCCGGCGGCGAACAGGTTCTGGACCTGGGTGCAGAACAGAGCCTCAGCCTGGCGCTGGGTGCCCTGCCCGCGCGGGCCGGAGAACTGTGGCTGCGGGTCGAAGTGATACAGCCCGCCGCCACCGCGTGGTCGCCTGCAGGGTATCGCGTGGCATGGGACGGCTGGCGTCTGCCTGCCGCGCTCTCGCTGCCGCAGCCGCAGCAGAGTCGCGCCCGTCCAGGGCTGACCACGACCGGGCAGCGGCTCGACGTGCAGCACGGCGTGCAGCGCTGGCAGTTCGACCGCAGCAGCGGCGAGCTGACGCAGTGGCTGCGTGGCGACCAACCGCAGCTGCTCACCCCGCTTTCCGATCTGTTTGTACGTGCGCCGCTGGATAACGATATCGGCATCAGTGAGGTCACCCGCGTCGATCCCCATGCCTGGGTAGAACGCTGGCGTCGAGCCGGTTACAACCAGCTTGAGCCGGTGCTGCTGAGCCTGCAGGCGGATGAACTGAGCGACGGCGTGCAGATTAGCAGCGTTCACGCCTGGCAGTCAGGGGGAGAAACGCGCTTTATCAGCCGCAAGCGCTACCTTTTCGACGGCGAGGGCAAAGTTAAAATCGACGTTGAGGTGGAGATTGCCGCCGGTCAGCCGGAACCAGCACGCATCGGCCTGCGCTGCCAGCTGGCTGAAATCGCAGAGCACGCCGAATGGCTCGGACTGGGACCGCATGAAAATTACCCGGACCGCAGGCTGGCCGCGGAATTCTCACGCTGGCAGCTGCCGCTGGCCGAGCTGAGTACGCCTTACGTTTTCCCGGGAGAAAACGGGCTACGTGGCGGCACGCGCGTGCTGGAATACGGCGGGCTGAAGGTGGAGGGTGACTTCCACTTCTCACTGAGTCGGCACAGCGTGGAACAGCTTCGCGATACGTCACATCGCCACCTGCTGCGTGATGAGCCGGGATGCTGGATGATCCTCGACGGTTATCATATGGGCGTGGGCGGTGACGATTCCTGGAGCCCGAGCGTCAGCCCAGACTTCCTGCTCTCTGCCCGGCAGTATCAATACCAGTTAACGCTGTCACTTTCCTGA